A genomic stretch from Gammaproteobacteria bacterium includes:
- a CDS encoding site-specific integrase, translated as MGKVKLSSKAGRQRLPARGKPYFESLSGTGVQLGYRTGSRTWLARWWVGGREVQRSLKAYADDKYPPDGSRILNYRQAVKAALERAGQAGSIQLEKLTVGEVFRLYAQSRDAVGKDTCDSWNRFNKWIKPGFEYVPVMKLTKADLVGWRDEVAKSVKPATVNRTLTIFKACLKYGLEELEIPFRGLPIWKALKSLEVVNKARDRFLTLAELSRLANASDPDLRELILAASYTGARFGDLAALICGDWDRKLKKIRIQNSKTNRPRYVAVNDQAAKFFDSITAKSSRRSSERMLNRVTGDFWKKNTYRRQLLAASRRAKIDPPANFHMIRHSYASAMKLAGVDDTIIAAALGHSSTRMVQEHYGHLEQSHVDQQIATHAPTLDLVIEESSVSPIVG; from the coding sequence ATGGGCAAGGTAAAGCTGTCATCCAAAGCGGGCCGCCAGCGACTCCCTGCTAGGGGCAAACCGTACTTCGAGTCACTGTCCGGTACAGGCGTGCAGCTCGGGTACAGAACTGGCTCTCGAACCTGGCTCGCTCGTTGGTGGGTCGGCGGCCGCGAAGTGCAGCGATCTTTGAAGGCTTATGCCGACGATAAGTATCCTCCGGACGGGTCGCGGATTCTGAATTACAGACAGGCAGTTAAGGCAGCGCTCGAACGTGCTGGTCAAGCTGGAAGCATCCAACTCGAGAAGCTGACTGTGGGCGAAGTGTTCAGACTCTACGCCCAGTCACGTGATGCGGTCGGTAAAGACACTTGTGACTCGTGGAACCGTTTCAACAAGTGGATCAAACCGGGCTTCGAGTATGTACCGGTGATGAAATTGACCAAAGCCGACCTTGTTGGCTGGCGCGACGAGGTCGCGAAGAGCGTGAAGCCAGCAACCGTGAATCGAACGCTGACCATTTTCAAAGCATGTCTTAAGTACGGTCTGGAAGAGCTTGAAATACCGTTTCGCGGCCTCCCAATTTGGAAGGCGCTTAAATCGCTCGAGGTCGTTAACAAAGCCCGTGATCGTTTCTTGACGCTGGCAGAATTGAGTAGGCTCGCCAATGCTTCCGATCCGGATCTGCGTGAGCTTATATTGGCCGCGTCATACACAGGGGCCCGCTTCGGCGATCTGGCAGCACTGATCTGTGGCGATTGGGACCGAAAGCTAAAGAAAATTCGGATTCAGAACTCCAAAACAAACCGACCTCGCTATGTTGCTGTCAACGACCAGGCAGCAAAATTTTTCGATTCGATTACTGCGAAGAGCTCTCGAAGGTCGAGCGAACGTATGCTAAATCGTGTAACCGGTGATTTCTGGAAAAAGAACACGTATCGCCGACAGTTACTTGCGGCAAGTCGAAGGGCGAAAATTGACCCACCAGCGAACTTCCACATGATTCGACATAGTTATGCGTCCGCTATGAAGCTTGCTGGAGTGGATGACACGATCATTGCCGCCGCGCTTGGCCACTCATCGACGCGAATGGTTCAAGAACATTATGGGCATTTGGAGCAGTCCCACGTCGATCAACAGATTGCCACTCATGCACCAACATTAGATCTTGTGATCGAAGAATCCAGTGTCTCGCCGATTGTTGGGTAG